Proteins from a genomic interval of Salmo salar chromosome ssa14, Ssal_v3.1, whole genome shotgun sequence:
- the LOC106569469 gene encoding uncharacterized protein isoform X1, translating to MVQCLVFTLLWVCAVALHSLGSTKRVSQTTEPSVSRSTDPTAETVTLGPLETQSPDTHTHQSLVEEQEPLPSDPCQDDEFDKRVYQRDSNGVMQLIQGEDYKQTCNLSDTPGEQAHCLIYPTNQLNCSWNFHGLPNYSQYYASVFVCKKTKRISSVDCVTEAIGGQGAQGGTGKADRVVGHVSAGCQGSVDNSATSVILTFNVSCSDVWGIYTHKYQTNDIDVLCPPPNINPAWVREGVLLVQWGLPSTRIKTKCSCFHYQLQINDQVRDFKGGVTYNETNADPTHSYDVKMRVRKSSTCRGSQHWSSWSNTTMVAPFESPNQLNSLVVVGIALGIPMILLSLLLLIRLQRERLFPHIPGPPLKIKHLLERDDQFQFVPQALQSKFVEEITVVEEAKETPVNLAN from the exons ATGGTGCAATGTTTGGTGTTCACACTGCTCTGGGTTTGTGCTGTGGCACTGCATTCCCTTGGGAGTACAAAGAGAG TATCTCAAACGACTGAGCCAAGTGTCTCTAGGAGCACAGACCCGACGGCTGAGACAGTTACTTTAGGACCACTTGAGACCCAAagccctgatacacacacacaccagagcctAGTAGAAGAACAAGAACCACTTCCCTCAGACCCCTGTCAGGATGACGAGTTTGATAAG agggTGTACCAGAGAGATTCTAATGGTGTTATGCAGCTGATTCAGGGAGAGGACTACAAACAGACTTGCAACTTATCAGACA CTCCAGGTGAACAGGCCCACTGTCTTATCTACCCTACCAATCAACTCAACTGCTCCTGGAATTTCCACGGTCTCCCTAACTACAGCCAATACTATGCCTCCGTCTT TGTGTGTAAGAAAACTAAGAGAATCTCCAGTGTGGACTGTGTCACTGAGGCCATAGGAGGCCAAGGAGCCCAGGGAGGGACTGGTAAGGCTGACCGTGTGGTTGGACATGTGTCTGCTGGGTGCCAAGGCAGTGTGGACAACAGCGCCACCTCGGTGATCCTGACTTTCAACGTGTCATGCTCTGACGTGTGGGGCATCTACACCCATAAATACCAGACCAATGATATTGATGTGCTGTGCCCGCCCCCCAACATCAACCCAGCCTGGGTCAGAGAGGGGGTTCTGCTGGTGCAGTGGGGTCTCCCGTCCACCCGGATAAAAACCAAATGCAGCTGCTTCCACTACCAGCTACAGATCAATGACCAG GTGAGGGACTTTAAGGGGGGAGTGACATACAATGAGACCAACGCAGACCCCACACATTCATACGATGTGAAGATGAGGGTGAGGAAGAGTAGTACCTGCAGAGGATCTCAACACTGGAGCAGCTGGAGCAACACCACCA tggtggCCCCGTTTGAATCTCCCAATCAGCTGAACTCTCTGGTGGTCGTTGGCATCGCTCTGGGAATACCAATGATCCTcctgtctctgctgctgctgattcGACTCCAGAG ggaACGTCTGTTTCCCCACATCCCTGGTCCCCCACTGAAGATTAAACACCTCTTGGAGAGAGACGACCAGTTTCAG TTTGTCCCTCAGGCCCTGCAGTCCAAATTTGTTGAGGAGATCACAGTGGTGGAAGAAGCTAAGGAAACACCTGTGAATTTGGCCAATTAA
- the LOC106569469 gene encoding uncharacterized protein isoform X2 encodes MVQCLVFTLLWVCAVALHSLGSTKRVSQTTEPSVSRSTDPTAETVTLGPLETQSPDTHTHQSLVEEQEPLPSDPCQDDEFDKRVYQRDSNGVMQLIQGEDYKQTCNLSDTPGEQAHCLIYPTNQLNCSWNFHGLPNYSQYYASVFVCKKTKRISSVDCVTEAIGGQGAQGGTGKADRVVGHVSAGCQGSVDNSATSVILTFNVSCSDVWGIYTHKYQTNDIDVLCPPPNINPAWVREGVLLVQWGLPSTRIKTKCSCFHYQLQINDQVRDFKGGVTYNETNADPTHSYDVKMRVRKSSTCRGSQHWSSWSNTTRNVCFPTSLVPH; translated from the exons ATGGTGCAATGTTTGGTGTTCACACTGCTCTGGGTTTGTGCTGTGGCACTGCATTCCCTTGGGAGTACAAAGAGAG TATCTCAAACGACTGAGCCAAGTGTCTCTAGGAGCACAGACCCGACGGCTGAGACAGTTACTTTAGGACCACTTGAGACCCAAagccctgatacacacacacaccagagcctAGTAGAAGAACAAGAACCACTTCCCTCAGACCCCTGTCAGGATGACGAGTTTGATAAG agggTGTACCAGAGAGATTCTAATGGTGTTATGCAGCTGATTCAGGGAGAGGACTACAAACAGACTTGCAACTTATCAGACA CTCCAGGTGAACAGGCCCACTGTCTTATCTACCCTACCAATCAACTCAACTGCTCCTGGAATTTCCACGGTCTCCCTAACTACAGCCAATACTATGCCTCCGTCTT TGTGTGTAAGAAAACTAAGAGAATCTCCAGTGTGGACTGTGTCACTGAGGCCATAGGAGGCCAAGGAGCCCAGGGAGGGACTGGTAAGGCTGACCGTGTGGTTGGACATGTGTCTGCTGGGTGCCAAGGCAGTGTGGACAACAGCGCCACCTCGGTGATCCTGACTTTCAACGTGTCATGCTCTGACGTGTGGGGCATCTACACCCATAAATACCAGACCAATGATATTGATGTGCTGTGCCCGCCCCCCAACATCAACCCAGCCTGGGTCAGAGAGGGGGTTCTGCTGGTGCAGTGGGGTCTCCCGTCCACCCGGATAAAAACCAAATGCAGCTGCTTCCACTACCAGCTACAGATCAATGACCAG GTGAGGGACTTTAAGGGGGGAGTGACATACAATGAGACCAACGCAGACCCCACACATTCATACGATGTGAAGATGAGGGTGAGGAAGAGTAGTACCTGCAGAGGATCTCAACACTGGAGCAGCTGGAGCAACACCACCA ggaACGTCTGTTTCCCCACATCCCTGGTCCCCCACTGA
- the LOC106569469 gene encoding uncharacterized protein isoform X3: MQLIQGEDYKQTCNLSDTPGEQAHCLIYPTNQLNCSWNFHGLPNYSQYYASVFVCKKTKRISSVDCVTEAIGGQGAQGGTGKADRVVGHVSAGCQGSVDNSATSVILTFNVSCSDVWGIYTHKYQTNDIDVLCPPPNINPAWVREGVLLVQWGLPSTRIKTKCSCFHYQLQINDQVRDFKGGVTYNETNADPTHSYDVKMRVRKSSTCRGSQHWSSWSNTTMVAPFESPNQLNSLVVVGIALGIPMILLSLLLLIRLQRERLFPHIPGPPLKIKHLLERDDQFQFVPQALQSKFVEEITVVEEAKETPVNLAN; encoded by the exons ATGCAGCTGATTCAGGGAGAGGACTACAAACAGACTTGCAACTTATCAGACA CTCCAGGTGAACAGGCCCACTGTCTTATCTACCCTACCAATCAACTCAACTGCTCCTGGAATTTCCACGGTCTCCCTAACTACAGCCAATACTATGCCTCCGTCTT TGTGTGTAAGAAAACTAAGAGAATCTCCAGTGTGGACTGTGTCACTGAGGCCATAGGAGGCCAAGGAGCCCAGGGAGGGACTGGTAAGGCTGACCGTGTGGTTGGACATGTGTCTGCTGGGTGCCAAGGCAGTGTGGACAACAGCGCCACCTCGGTGATCCTGACTTTCAACGTGTCATGCTCTGACGTGTGGGGCATCTACACCCATAAATACCAGACCAATGATATTGATGTGCTGTGCCCGCCCCCCAACATCAACCCAGCCTGGGTCAGAGAGGGGGTTCTGCTGGTGCAGTGGGGTCTCCCGTCCACCCGGATAAAAACCAAATGCAGCTGCTTCCACTACCAGCTACAGATCAATGACCAG GTGAGGGACTTTAAGGGGGGAGTGACATACAATGAGACCAACGCAGACCCCACACATTCATACGATGTGAAGATGAGGGTGAGGAAGAGTAGTACCTGCAGAGGATCTCAACACTGGAGCAGCTGGAGCAACACCACCA tggtggCCCCGTTTGAATCTCCCAATCAGCTGAACTCTCTGGTGGTCGTTGGCATCGCTCTGGGAATACCAATGATCCTcctgtctctgctgctgctgattcGACTCCAGAG ggaACGTCTGTTTCCCCACATCCCTGGTCCCCCACTGAAGATTAAACACCTCTTGGAGAGAGACGACCAGTTTCAG TTTGTCCCTCAGGCCCTGCAGTCCAAATTTGTTGAGGAGATCACAGTGGTGGAAGAAGCTAAGGAAACACCTGTGAATTTGGCCAATTAA